A window from Brucella sp. BE17 encodes these proteins:
- the dctP gene encoding TRAP transporter substrate-binding protein DctP: MKKFITPVTSIAIAGAVLAGTAWMTQAHAATVTLRMVGAWAHGFSPTADIGKSFMENVNRIGDGKVRIQYMGADDVLPPFDQPEALINGVFDVWYGAPNYWAGVVPGGDITELSPFKTPDNGPGSKLHTYLVDLYAAKGARYIGHASGDLGVGVHYISTNFPVKSIDDIKSRKLRSAPLTRHFLKDAGAESVTLPPSEIYLAMDRGTVDGFSWPVADGFTRYGWQSVTKYMIDQPMYRSGANIVMNLDKYETLSPEIKAILDQAMTETQEWTRGWFQQNLDEQTALMQKAGMEIVKLSPEEAERWNKVAVDSLWGYYASILSEKQISEVKELFEQ, encoded by the coding sequence ATGAAGAAGTTTATTACTCCTGTTACATCCATAGCGATTGCTGGTGCTGTCTTGGCCGGCACAGCGTGGATGACACAGGCGCACGCAGCAACAGTAACACTGAGAATGGTTGGCGCCTGGGCGCATGGCTTTTCTCCGACTGCCGATATCGGCAAAAGCTTCATGGAAAACGTCAACCGTATTGGTGACGGTAAAGTACGAATTCAATATATGGGCGCGGATGACGTTCTGCCGCCTTTTGATCAGCCGGAAGCCTTGATTAACGGCGTTTTCGATGTGTGGTACGGCGCGCCCAACTATTGGGCGGGCGTGGTGCCCGGTGGCGATATTACTGAACTCTCACCCTTTAAAACACCCGATAACGGGCCAGGAAGTAAACTTCACACGTATCTCGTTGACCTTTATGCGGCGAAAGGCGCGCGATATATCGGCCATGCCAGTGGCGATCTGGGCGTAGGGGTGCACTATATAAGCACCAATTTTCCGGTGAAATCCATTGATGACATTAAATCCAGAAAGCTTCGCTCAGCACCGCTTACACGCCATTTTCTGAAAGACGCAGGCGCGGAATCCGTGACATTGCCGCCAAGTGAAATTTATTTGGCGATGGATCGCGGCACGGTCGATGGCTTCAGTTGGCCGGTCGCTGACGGCTTTACCCGTTATGGTTGGCAGAGCGTCACAAAGTATATGATAGACCAGCCGATGTATCGAAGCGGCGCAAACATCGTCATGAATCTCGACAAATACGAGACGCTTTCCCCCGAAATCAAAGCCATTCTTGACCAGGCAATGACTGAAACACAGGAATGGACACGCGGCTGGTTCCAGCAGAATCTGGATGAGCAAACGGCTCTTATGCAAAAAGCCGGGATGGAAATCGTAAAACTTTCACCCGAGGAGGCCGAGCGCTGGAACAAGGTCGCTGTCGATTCGCTATGGGGTTATTACGCCTCCATTCTCAGCGAAAAACAAATCTCTGAAGTCAAAGAGCTCTTCGAACAGTGA
- a CDS encoding xanthine dehydrogenase family protein subunit M — MRPSGFNYHRAEDLQHAYQLLAEFGEDGRPLSGGQSLVPMMNLRLARPNNLVDINRLPLNQFELKADTLSIGALVRHQEYFENPHIAAYFPAFQEAVHWIAHPTIRLHGSLGGSISHADPTAELPAMCILYDAEIILGSLQGERRVKARDFFLGAYMTAVEPGEMVIAVDFPLPKDQPVGAFSELGERLGDFAIASIGVALTHKGGTITTAAIVCGGAEMVPSRGPEIENALIGKRLDEVDFAALAAQFSAGFNPAGDFTATTAYRKSLILELTKRTLQRACSKALEAE; from the coding sequence ATGCGCCCTTCAGGTTTCAACTATCACCGGGCTGAGGATCTTCAGCACGCCTATCAGCTTCTGGCCGAGTTTGGTGAAGACGGCAGACCACTATCGGGCGGACAGAGTCTGGTTCCCATGATGAATTTGCGTTTGGCGCGTCCCAATAATCTTGTTGATATCAACCGTTTGCCGCTCAATCAGTTCGAACTGAAAGCGGATACCTTGTCTATCGGTGCATTGGTGCGTCATCAGGAATATTTCGAAAATCCGCATATCGCAGCTTATTTTCCGGCCTTTCAGGAGGCGGTACATTGGATTGCCCATCCCACAATTAGACTGCATGGCTCATTGGGGGGAAGTATTTCCCACGCCGACCCGACCGCTGAACTTCCTGCCATGTGCATCCTTTATGACGCAGAAATCATTTTGGGTTCGCTACAGGGTGAACGCCGCGTCAAGGCGCGCGATTTTTTCCTTGGTGCTTACATGACGGCTGTCGAACCAGGGGAAATGGTCATAGCTGTGGACTTTCCGCTACCCAAGGATCAGCCCGTAGGGGCTTTCAGCGAATTAGGGGAGCGCCTTGGAGATTTTGCCATCGCATCGATCGGTGTCGCGCTGACGCATAAAGGTGGCACTATCACAACCGCAGCGATTGTGTGCGGTGGTGCAGAAATGGTTCCGTCCCGCGGCCCCGAGATTGAAAACGCCCTAATTGGAAAACGACTGGATGAGGTGGATTTTGCGGCTTTGGCCGCCCAATTTTCAGCTGGGTTCAATCCGGCAGGGGATTTTACCGCAACGACGGCTTATCGCAAAAGCCTGATCCTTGAACTGACCAAGCGTACATTGCAGCGTGCTTGCAGCAAAGCATTGGAAGCGGAATGA
- a CDS encoding (2Fe-2S)-binding protein, giving the protein MTQLAKTPITLTVNGNTRTVCVEPRHLLADVLRHEFNLSGVHIGCAHGACGCCTVHLDGVPRLSCLTFAVQCDGRDIKTVESLGGIDATHILQQAFKSEHGLQCGYCTPGFLMTLAPYVSSQIERGEIPDDADIREAMSGNICRCTGYHGIVAAVKKAISSQLKQGAET; this is encoded by the coding sequence ATGACACAATTAGCAAAAACCCCAATAACACTAACCGTCAACGGTAATACGCGCACGGTTTGCGTTGAACCGCGCCATCTTCTGGCAGATGTTTTGCGCCATGAATTCAATTTGTCGGGCGTGCATATCGGATGCGCCCACGGTGCTTGTGGATGCTGCACAGTGCATCTCGACGGTGTGCCGCGCCTTTCCTGTTTGACCTTTGCCGTTCAATGCGATGGCCGTGATATAAAAACCGTGGAAAGCCTTGGCGGCATCGATGCAACGCATATTTTGCAACAGGCATTCAAAAGCGAACATGGTTTGCAATGTGGTTATTGCACACCGGGTTTTTTAATGACGCTCGCCCCTTATGTCAGCAGCCAGATTGAGCGGGGCGAGATCCCCGATGACGCCGATATCCGAGAAGCCATGAGCGGCAATATCTGCCGATGCACAGGATATCACGGAATTGTTGCTGCGGTAAAAAAAGCAATATCATCGCAATTGAAGCAAGGGGCTGAGACATGA
- a CDS encoding xanthine dehydrogenase family protein molybdopterin-binding subunit: protein MRPESPRHIGARIQRFEDTRLLSGTARYIDDIKMPDMLHLRFARAQSAHAKILEIDQFALEDIGFKTWVFTGEDTRHLAMKAHQDYPEMQYSEQPLLAVGKVRYVGEPVAAVLAEDPYNAEDAAEQLFIDYEPLPVVASMKDALDSSIPPIFDNWTKNTFVERQMKGGDLEAARAAAHYTIRRRYINKRQAGVPMEGRGVVAYMDPATRFLTVWSSTQMPHLVRTYISEELGLPESRIRVVAPDVGGGFGVKGQVFPDEVLIAWIAMQVGRPVKWIEDRREHLVSSIHARDHDHTLEAYVSKDGRLLGLQADISVDVGAYSTFPFTAAGDPGMAAKVMPGPYDFQAYEATFRALASNKCPLGTYRGVARPSAVFSQERLMNDIAKEIGMDPFEFRLKNIIREFPYKNVLGFTYDPGSYEESIVRIRELLKDDIVAAEQSKSSKTTRIGVGIACFIEQTAHGTPDFARRRTPIETGYIGAHVQMAPDGTVTINLGLQSHGQGLETTMAQVAADALGVRPQDVFVKHGDTMGTPYSVGTWGSRGGPLGGGAVHMASLQIAKKLKAIAAHFLQASSDDIELRDNVAFLRSDPGRNVALKSVARAALRNVDQLPAGVLPGLEAEYALDGPTDGTYANATHAAVVEIDVPTGKMKLKRFIVVEDCGTILNPLVVDGQVRGGVVQGIGSAMFEHFVYDEEAQPLTTSFADYLMPIAPEIPNIEVHHIETPTPLTPLGAKGLGEGGAIGPPAAIANAVANALDVGVPSVPLNANEIWELSAHLR, encoded by the coding sequence ATGAGACCTGAAAGCCCCCGACACATCGGCGCTCGCATTCAACGCTTTGAAGATACAAGGTTATTATCGGGTACGGCTCGTTATATCGATGACATAAAAATGCCGGACATGCTGCATTTGCGCTTTGCACGCGCGCAATCTGCCCATGCCAAAATTCTGGAGATTGACCAATTCGCACTGGAAGACATCGGCTTTAAAACCTGGGTTTTCACCGGTGAGGATACGCGTCATTTGGCGATGAAAGCGCATCAGGATTATCCTGAAATGCAATATTCCGAACAGCCATTGTTGGCTGTTGGCAAAGTGCGTTATGTCGGGGAGCCTGTCGCAGCAGTTCTGGCAGAAGATCCTTATAATGCTGAAGATGCAGCCGAACAGCTCTTTATTGATTATGAACCGTTGCCGGTTGTTGCCTCGATGAAAGATGCGCTTGATTCATCCATCCCGCCGATTTTTGACAACTGGACGAAGAATACCTTTGTCGAAAGGCAGATGAAAGGCGGCGATCTGGAAGCAGCGCGTGCTGCCGCGCATTATACGATCCGGCGGCGATATATAAACAAAAGGCAGGCCGGTGTTCCGATGGAGGGACGCGGTGTCGTGGCTTATATGGACCCGGCAACACGGTTTCTAACCGTTTGGTCCTCCACGCAGATGCCGCATCTCGTGCGCACATATATTTCAGAAGAGCTTGGTTTGCCGGAATCGCGCATCCGCGTGGTCGCTCCTGATGTCGGAGGCGGCTTCGGGGTCAAGGGGCAGGTTTTTCCGGATGAAGTGCTTATTGCCTGGATAGCTATGCAGGTCGGTCGCCCGGTTAAATGGATTGAAGATCGCCGCGAGCATCTGGTTTCCAGCATTCATGCACGTGATCACGATCATACATTGGAAGCTTACGTTTCCAAGGATGGCCGTTTGCTCGGACTACAGGCAGATATCAGTGTGGATGTCGGTGCCTATTCGACATTTCCTTTCACTGCTGCGGGTGATCCGGGCATGGCAGCGAAAGTTATGCCGGGTCCCTATGATTTTCAGGCCTATGAAGCAACATTCCGCGCGCTTGCCAGCAATAAATGTCCGCTTGGCACTTATCGAGGCGTCGCACGTCCCTCTGCAGTTTTCTCGCAGGAACGTCTGATGAATGATATTGCCAAAGAAATAGGGATGGATCCGTTCGAGTTCCGCCTGAAAAATATCATTCGCGAGTTTCCCTATAAGAACGTGCTCGGTTTCACCTATGATCCCGGTTCTTATGAAGAATCGATTGTGCGCATACGCGAACTCCTGAAAGATGATATTGTCGCAGCCGAACAGTCAAAAAGCTCTAAAACGACCCGTATAGGCGTCGGAATCGCTTGCTTTATCGAGCAAACAGCCCATGGAACGCCCGATTTTGCCCGTCGTCGTACACCGATTGAAACCGGTTATATCGGCGCTCATGTGCAAATGGCACCGGACGGCACGGTGACGATCAATCTTGGTCTGCAAAGTCATGGACAGGGGTTGGAAACAACCATGGCGCAGGTTGCCGCCGATGCGTTGGGCGTGCGACCGCAAGACGTTTTCGTCAAACATGGCGATACGATGGGAACCCCCTACTCGGTTGGTACATGGGGCAGTCGTGGTGGTCCTTTGGGCGGCGGTGCCGTTCATATGGCATCGTTGCAAATTGCAAAAAAACTCAAAGCCATTGCCGCGCATTTTCTGCAGGCAAGCAGCGATGATATTGAATTGCGCGATAATGTCGCTTTTTTGCGCAGTGATCCCGGACGCAATGTTGCGTTAAAATCGGTAGCACGCGCGGCGTTACGCAATGTCGATCAATTACCGGCTGGCGTGTTGCCGGGGCTGGAAGCAGAATATGCGCTCGATGGACCGACAGACGGCACTTATGCCAACGCAACCCATGCAGCCGTCGTTGAAATTGACGTCCCCACCGGCAAGATGAAGCTGAAACGTTTTATCGTTGTGGAAGATTGCGGGACAATTCTCAATCCGCTTGTGGTAGACGGTCAGGTCCGCGGTGGTGTGGTGCAGGGCATTGGTTCGGCCATGTTTGAGCATTTCGTCTATGATGAAGAGGCGCAGCCCTTAACCACAAGCTTTGCCGATTACCTGATGCCGATTGCGCCGGAAATACCAAATATTGAGGTGCATCACATTGAAACACCGACGCCACTAACGCCGCTTGGCGCCAAAGGCCTTGGCGAAGGCGGAGCAATCGGTCCTCCCGCCGCAATCGCCAATGCAGTGGCCAATGCGCTTGATGTAGGTGTGCCATCGGTGCCACTCAATGCAAATGAGATCTGGGAATTATCCGCACATTTACGCTAA
- a CDS encoding diaminopropionate ammonia-lyase, translating into MTDTGLVQNKSVQSGKKLDHAQSLIAGVAGVEEVQSFLSAFPDYQTTPLVELKNLAQSLGLDTIMIKDESGRYGLSSFKALGGAYAVARVVHRYVEEKLGREVKPSELTSDECKAVASQLTICCATDGNHGRSVASGAEKYGCRCVIFLHENVTQGREDAIARFGAEIIRTKGNYDDSVAQSFKMAEENGWMVISDFSRAGYIEIPGLVMQGYTLMLNEIWEQSRQDYSHIFIQAGVGGLAAVVAGFYLDKMGDKRPKLVVVEPERANCLQRSAQAGRAIAMEPGEETIMAMLECYEPSLSAWEVLEKAADYFLTVGEDTAVTALKQLAHPLGSDTALEIGESGASGLAGLLTAAANPAVVKELGLNKASRVLLVGTEGATDEVLYQQLLAS; encoded by the coding sequence ATGACAGACACTGGCCTGGTGCAAAATAAATCAGTCCAATCGGGTAAAAAACTGGATCATGCGCAATCGCTGATTGCGGGTGTCGCAGGCGTCGAGGAGGTCCAGTCTTTCCTGAGCGCCTTTCCCGATTATCAGACGACACCTCTGGTCGAATTAAAAAATCTGGCCCAGAGCCTCGGTCTCGACACGATCATGATCAAGGACGAAAGCGGACGTTACGGTCTCTCCAGTTTCAAAGCGTTGGGTGGCGCTTATGCTGTCGCGCGCGTTGTGCATCGCTATGTGGAGGAAAAGCTCGGACGTGAAGTGAAGCCTTCGGAACTGACAAGCGATGAGTGCAAAGCTGTGGCCTCACAGCTGACGATTTGTTGTGCGACTGATGGCAATCATGGTCGTTCGGTCGCCTCGGGCGCAGAAAAATATGGCTGCCGCTGTGTCATTTTCCTGCATGAAAATGTGACACAGGGTCGTGAAGACGCCATTGCCCGCTTTGGTGCCGAAATTATCCGGACCAAAGGGAATTATGACGATTCAGTCGCCCAATCCTTCAAAATGGCTGAAGAAAACGGCTGGATGGTCATCTCGGATTTTTCCCGCGCCGGTTATATAGAAATTCCCGGATTGGTCATGCAGGGTTATACGCTTATGCTCAATGAAATCTGGGAGCAATCCAGACAGGATTATTCTCATATTTTCATTCAAGCGGGTGTGGGAGGACTGGCAGCCGTGGTTGCCGGATTTTATCTGGATAAAATGGGCGATAAACGCCCCAAGCTGGTCGTCGTGGAACCGGAACGAGCCAATTGTCTTCAGCGCAGTGCACAGGCTGGACGCGCTATAGCGATGGAACCGGGCGAAGAAACCATCATGGCAATGCTTGAATGCTATGAGCCGTCGCTATCGGCGTGGGAAGTGCTGGAAAAAGCGGCCGATTATTTTCTGACGGTGGGCGAAGATACGGCTGTAACGGCACTGAAACAATTGGCGCATCCACTGGGTAGCGATACCGCACTCGAAATCGGTGAATCGGGAGCATCAGGCCTGGCCGGACTTTTGACCGCAGCCGCTAATCCGGCCGTTGTCAAAGAACTTGGCCTTAACAAGGCATCGCGTGTACTGCTGGTTGGTACGGAAGGTGCCACTGATGAGGTACTTTATCAGCAATTGCTGGCAAGCTAG
- a CDS encoding GntR family transcriptional regulator, whose protein sequence is MNATLDQTSSPANLVQILEDDILSGRLHPGTRLDEQALAKRFEVSRTPIREALRHLASSGLVDIKRNQGATVIELTTRKVVEMFQVLAELEGLAARLCARRMTRADIEALRIENDICCNKADQDDQTGFIQANNAFHDVILRCAQNQYLYEEALKLGKRLNPYRRYVTHPRRMRDSCDDHGRLLQAIESGDGELADKMMREHVALIAEGAADVVVALEGSARNNAD, encoded by the coding sequence ATGAATGCAACTTTGGATCAGACCTCTTCACCAGCCAATTTAGTCCAGATACTGGAAGACGACATTTTGAGCGGTCGTCTGCATCCGGGCACCAGGCTTGATGAACAAGCGCTGGCCAAAAGGTTTGAAGTTTCACGTACGCCTATACGTGAGGCGCTGCGCCATCTCGCTTCCAGCGGTTTGGTCGATATCAAACGCAATCAGGGCGCGACCGTGATTGAACTCACAACGCGCAAGGTTGTGGAAATGTTTCAGGTGCTTGCAGAACTGGAAGGACTGGCTGCCCGTTTGTGCGCGCGTCGCATGACCAGAGCTGACATTGAAGCTCTGCGCATTGAAAATGACATTTGTTGCAACAAGGCTGATCAGGATGATCAGACCGGTTTTATTCAAGCCAATAATGCATTCCATGATGTTATTTTGCGCTGTGCACAAAACCAGTATCTCTATGAGGAAGCCTTAAAGCTAGGAAAACGCCTCAATCCTTACCGTCGTTATGTGACCCACCCGAGACGAATGCGCGATAGCTGCGATGATCATGGCCGTTTGCTACAGGCAATCGAATCCGGTGACGGAGAACTGGCTGACAAGATGATGCGCGAGCATGTGGCGTTGATTGCAGAAGGTGCGGCCGATGTAGTGGTCGCGCTCGAAGGCAGTGCTCGTAATAACGCGGACTGA
- a CDS encoding cupin domain-containing protein has translation MKIWKDGNKLGITPPNHFGGLNVLDIVPFEGSNFCIQVSKAPKGGGGELHHHDDVSQVFYIASGALTFDTGKERFTLTKGQAVLFEPFDPHYTINEQDEECVSIVITVKQ, from the coding sequence ATGAAAATCTGGAAAGACGGCAACAAACTTGGCATTACGCCCCCTAATCATTTTGGTGGGCTGAATGTATTGGACATTGTACCTTTTGAAGGTTCAAATTTCTGTATACAAGTATCTAAAGCCCCTAAAGGAGGCGGGGGAGAATTGCATCATCATGATGATGTGTCGCAAGTTTTTTATATTGCGTCAGGTGCTCTAACCTTTGATACAGGCAAGGAGCGCTTTACTTTAACCAAAGGGCAGGCAGTTCTGTTTGAACCATTTGACCCACATTACACAATCAACGAGCAAGATGAAGAATGCGTAAGCATTGTCATCACGGTAAAACAGTAA
- a CDS encoding thiamine pyrophosphate-binding protein — MLTKQKQLDGGGAIVKWLHGAGVKNIFSVSGGPINPVYRACAQIGVQLVHARHEAAACYMAEANARVNGTVGVAMVTLGPGVTNAVTPAMVSHLGGTPLLVIGAQSATTSADKGAGMTYNVLPAMQAVTKWAARCTEAKRLPEYLDMAWRHIWAGRPGPVFLEVPTDILHQMIDADPATIATQPPVMPGRPGNCAGDIAAFETLFSEAKRPVLILGDDVFFNPSDRLLEAIEKHQLPFFTMRLARGAVDENHPLWAGPAYTPCNSALRQALAASDCVVLVGHHFEFDLEFGSGLGQNTKVIQIAGDQAILHRNRRADLAINASAFHFIYALAEAPKGTFDAGWRDALIAKWNDEFKAQAGEDDEHGLHPINAIDAVTAAAPENTIYTTSHGNVDFWADARLKIKAPGRYLRAGQSGTLGAEVPYGAGANFADPDAPSIVFVGDGGVGFHVTELDTAERYGRAFIIVVLDDELWAAIALPQQMSYGETYEMVLPRRDWAKLAEALGGKGYQARTRDEIDEAVKQAIASGKPAIIQVPVRSVISPYMEYIS, encoded by the coding sequence ATGCTGACCAAGCAAAAACAGCTTGATGGCGGTGGCGCTATCGTCAAATGGCTTCACGGAGCAGGTGTTAAGAATATTTTCTCCGTGTCAGGCGGGCCGATCAATCCGGTTTATCGGGCTTGTGCCCAAATCGGTGTTCAGTTGGTGCATGCGCGTCATGAGGCAGCAGCGTGCTATATGGCTGAAGCCAACGCTCGTGTGAACGGTACGGTCGGCGTCGCAATGGTAACGCTTGGTCCCGGTGTGACCAATGCCGTAACACCAGCCATGGTTTCTCATCTTGGCGGCACGCCCTTGCTCGTTATCGGTGCACAGTCTGCGACGACGAGTGCTGATAAAGGTGCCGGAATGACCTATAATGTACTGCCGGCAATGCAGGCTGTTACAAAATGGGCGGCGCGCTGCACCGAGGCCAAACGCCTGCCAGAATATCTTGACATGGCGTGGCGCCATATCTGGGCGGGTCGCCCCGGACCGGTATTCCTGGAAGTTCCGACTGATATCTTGCATCAGATGATTGATGCCGATCCAGCCACAATAGCCACGCAACCGCCGGTCATGCCAGGGCGCCCGGGAAATTGCGCCGGTGATATCGCTGCTTTTGAAACACTATTTTCTGAAGCCAAACGCCCCGTTCTTATTCTGGGTGATGATGTATTTTTTAATCCGAGCGATCGCTTGCTTGAAGCCATTGAAAAGCATCAACTGCCCTTTTTCACGATGCGGCTGGCACGTGGGGCGGTTGATGAGAATCATCCACTTTGGGCAGGCCCGGCCTATACGCCATGCAACAGTGCGCTGCGTCAGGCGCTAGCGGCATCAGATTGCGTCGTTCTTGTCGGCCATCATTTCGAATTCGACCTCGAATTCGGCTCAGGCCTTGGGCAAAATACCAAAGTTATTCAGATCGCCGGTGATCAGGCCATTCTGCACCGCAATCGACGTGCAGATCTGGCGATTAATGCCTCTGCGTTTCATTTCATTTATGCTTTGGCAGAAGCACCAAAAGGTACATTCGATGCGGGTTGGCGCGACGCTTTGATTGCCAAGTGGAATGATGAGTTCAAGGCGCAGGCCGGTGAAGATGATGAACATGGGCTGCATCCGATCAACGCCATCGATGCCGTTACTGCAGCGGCACCCGAAAATACGATCTACACGACATCGCACGGCAACGTGGATTTCTGGGCAGACGCCCGTTTGAAAATCAAGGCGCCGGGTCGTTATCTGCGTGCCGGGCAATCGGGCACATTGGGCGCAGAAGTTCCATATGGTGCTGGTGCTAATTTTGCTGACCCGGATGCGCCATCGATTGTGTTTGTAGGTGACGGTGGCGTTGGGTTCCATGTCACGGAGCTGGATACCGCCGAGCGCTATGGTCGTGCATTTATCATCGTTGTCCTCGACGACGAGTTATGGGCGGCAATCGCTCTTCCTCAGCAGATGTCATACGGCGAAACATACGAGATGGTTTTGCCGCGGCGCGACTGGGCGAAGCTCGCAGAGGCTTTGGGCGGTAAAGGCTATCAGGCGCGAACGCGTGACGAGATTGACGAGGCTGTGAAACAAGCGATTGCGAGTGGCAAGCCGGCTATCATTCAGGTGCCGGTGCGCAGCGTCATCAGCCCGTACATGGAATATATTTCGTAA
- a CDS encoding SDR family oxidoreductase has translation MDLEIQGKRALITAASRGLGRAAAFALAREGAALAVAGRNLAAMEGFVEELKAVGAAKVVAVEIDLSKRDTLHSGVQTAVDALGGIDVFVANTGGPESAPFLGVKREGWEDALNESLLPMVDLCHEVLPHMRKNKFGRIIFVTTVGVKIVQPNMVLSDSIRLAVVGMAKSLSIEFAHEGITVNCLCPGPFATDRMEYLVTSSMERDQLSRAEAEKLWLEEVPTGKFGDPDDFGAMVAFLSSRHGGFITGTAIALDGGKSRAY, from the coding sequence ATGGACCTGGAAATTCAGGGCAAGAGAGCTTTGATTACGGCGGCATCGCGTGGTCTTGGGCGTGCAGCGGCTTTTGCTCTCGCACGTGAAGGCGCGGCTCTTGCTGTTGCAGGGCGCAATCTGGCGGCTATGGAAGGTTTTGTCGAAGAACTCAAAGCGGTTGGAGCAGCAAAAGTTGTTGCCGTTGAAATCGATCTTTCCAAACGCGATACACTGCATAGCGGCGTTCAGACGGCTGTTGATGCTCTTGGTGGCATTGACGTTTTTGTCGCCAATACGGGCGGTCCGGAGTCAGCTCCGTTTCTTGGCGTGAAGCGAGAAGGCTGGGAAGATGCGCTGAATGAAAGTCTGCTTCCGATGGTAGATTTATGCCACGAAGTTTTACCGCACATGCGCAAAAACAAGTTTGGCCGCATTATTTTTGTCACCACTGTCGGGGTCAAAATTGTTCAGCCGAATATGGTGCTATCGGATTCTATTCGTCTTGCGGTGGTGGGGATGGCCAAATCCTTGTCGATTGAATTCGCGCATGAGGGCATAACGGTCAATTGCCTGTGCCCGGGACCATTTGCGACTGATCGGATGGAATATCTCGTCACATCCAGCATGGAACGTGACCAGCTCAGCCGCGCTGAGGCGGAAAAATTATGGCTGGAAGAAGTGCCTACGGGAAAATTTGGTGATCCGGATGATTTCGGTGCGATGGTCGCATTCCTGTCCTCGCGACACGGCGGCTTCATTACCGGTACTGCAATTGCACTCGATGGCGGAAAATCACGCGCATATTAA